The genomic segment CCCCACCCACTCCTCCCCAAAACCTGCTGCAGACGGCCTGTTTCCGGGAGGAGCGAGACGTCCTGGTGAAGGGGGACAGCCGTTGGGTGACTGCCCTGCACTATGCCTTCCAGGATGAGGAGTACCTGGTAAGGATACTCGGCAGGGTCACCTGGGAGCAGAGGAGACAGAGGAGGCCCTCAGGGGCCAGGGACACTGGGTccaaggaaagagaaagagagacctTCCTACTGGGGCCATTTCCACTTCCCACCAGCTCCTGGGCCTGAGACTCCAGCCCTCTCAGAGGCCGCGGGGTAGGCAGGAGGGCTTGGGCCCAGGGAAGGTACCCCTCCCCAACACTGATTctcacctcccccaccccaccaccactcAGTACCTGGTGATGGACTACTATGCCGGAGGGGACCTCCTCACACTGCTGAGCCGCTTCGAGGACCGCCTTCCGTCTGAGCTGGCCCAGTTCTACCTGGCTGAGATGGTGCTGGCCATCCACTCACTGCACCAGCTCGGCTACGTCCACAGGTGGGGCCCTGAAGCCCCCGCTGCCCTGCCAGCTCTGTGGGGGGCTAACATCTGCCGACCATGCACCCAGCACCTGGCATTCCTCACTGATTCCTTTTAATCTTCATTCCAAAAGCATGTGCAATGAGGGCTGCttctgtccccattttacaggtgggaaaATTGTGGTTCAGCACCTGGCCCGAGAGGCTCAGGTGGTAGGTGGCTATGCTGTGGTTTACACTGGGGACATTTGACCCCTGCATCCCTCACATCACTCTGCTGCCTCCAAAGGTCCACCTTATGGGTCCCTTTCCCCAACCTGGCCACTTTCTTCCTCCTTGGGAGCCAGGAAGCCTGGCCAGCAGCCTTCTCTCCCTCCCGCATGCGTGTACCTTGCTCACATGTATGCTTGGGCATATACTGAACACACCTCCACACACACCGGTCAAGTCCTCACCATCCCTGTCCTCCTCAGGGATGTCAAGCCAGACAATGTCCTGCTGGACATGAACGGGCACATCCGCCTGGCCGACTTTGGCTCTTGCCTGCGTCTCAACAACAGCGGCATGGTGAGGACCCTGCCCCCAAGTGGGAGCTCCCTGGGGAAGGGAGGTACAGTGAGGGCCTCAGGCTCCCAGAGGAACAAAGAGCTAGGcccaggccccaggtgaggggcaCCAGGCCAGCTGAGCCCTAAGGGAGTGAAATACCAGGCCCAGGGCCATGGTGAGGGCCCAGCCTGAGGCCATCTTCACGGCGTCGTCAACACCACCACCCACAGGTGGACTCCTCGGTGGCTGTAGGGACACCAGACTACATCTCCCCTGAGATCCTGCAGGCCATGGAGGAGGGCAAGGGCCATTATGGCCCGCAGTGTGACTGGTGGTCTCTGGGAGTCTGCGCCTATGAGCTGCTCTTTGGGGAGACGCCCTTCTACGCTGAGTCCCTGGTGGAAACTTACGGCAAGATCATGAACCATGAGGTTTGGCCGCCAGGATCTGGGGTTCTGGGGAGGGCGGCGGGATGGGCTCCCCAAGTCCATATGGTTGGAGACGCCTGCCGGGGAAGGTGGGATCCTGGACCCATGCACCCTTCTCTGGCTTGGCCTGCAGGATCACCTGCAGTTCCCCCCAGATGTGCCTGACGTGCCAGCCAGTGCCCAAGACCTGATCCGCCAGCTGCTGTGCCGCCAGGAGGAACGTTTGGGACGTGGTGGGCTGGATGACTTCCGCAACCACCCCTTCTTTGAAGGTGTGGACTGGGAGCGGCTGGCAACCAGCACGGCCCCCTACATTCCTGAGCTCCGTGGGCCTGTGGACACCTCCAACTTCGACGTGGATGACGACACCCTCAACCACCCAGTGAGTGGCTGGTCCCACTGCAGGGGAGCTGCTTTGACCCTCGCCGGCCCAGGAACCGCCCAGAAGTTCCCCAGAGTAGTTGCCGGGCTGGGGAGGAGGCCTATGGACCCCAGGGGCTTGAGGGAGTCATGGCTTACCTGGGGTTAGGCTGCACTGAGGTAGGTTGTGCCAAGTGAAGGTCGTTTGACCCCAAATGTCATACTATCAGCCAGAATTCATGGAAGGAAGAGAACTCCCAGCAGCCCCTGGGAGGCCACAACTTCAAGGACTCCAGGGAGCTGTGATCTGTTTGCCCTCCCCCCCGACCCCATGTTAGTTTCCACTAGCTGTGCCCCTGAGCACGGTGAGGAGGTCTTGCCCACTGCCAGGGGGCCTCCCAGTTCTCGAGCCTCAGTCTGGAGCTGTCTGCTGACTCTGACTCTCCTGTGCCTCCTGCAGGGCACCCTGCCACCACCCTCCCATGGGGCTTTCTCAGGTCACCACCTGCCATTTGTGGGCTTCACCTATACCTCGACCAGGTGAGTCCAGCCCTCACTCTCTGGGGTCTTGAGTCCCACCTAGTAGGAAGCTGGAGCTGCCTAGCCTGGCAGATGCTGGGAGTGAAGCCCGTCAAGACCCTGGGAAAGGGGACTGAGTGGCCCACCCATGCCTACATGGTCCAGCAGCTCAGGAAGTAAGCCCTCAGAAGGACAACCCCGATGTCCTCAGGGCCCTCTAGGCCCCAGCCCAGCATTTGGCCCTCACTGCACCTCACAGCAGGCGGGAATGTCCTGGTTTTGGAGCTAGAGGCCTAGAATTAGAAGGGCCCCTACCACTCCCCAAGCCTCATTTGTGCCTCTGTGAAATGAGCAGGATTCTCTCTGCCTGATCTTACCCGCAGGATTGGCCTGAGATCCTGGGTGAGGGCTGCTCCCAGGGTGATTTGCCTCATCGAGGTCCTGGGCGAGGGGTGCTCCCAGGGTGATCTGCCTCATCGAGGTCCTGGGCGAGGGGTGCTCCCAGGATGATCTGCACTAATGGAGTGTTTACTGTGGGCCCCAACCACTGAGTCCCCTTGACAGCCTCAGAAGAGGCCCTGGTGTTGCTGCTATATTGttctctgaggaaactgaggttcagataCATTAGGTGACTGAGGTCACGCAGGGCCGGGGCTGGGACTTGAACCTAGGCCTGGGGGACCTTGTAGCCACTGCCCTGAGATGCCACATGCATCAGCCTGGGCATCTCCTGAGGGGCCTCCCGGTCCCTTGCCCTCCCCTGTGGGCTCTGGACTGATTTGTCTCTTGTCCCAGCATAGAGCTGGGCTGGTCTCGGAACTGGTGCGCAGTGGGTGTTTCTTGGtgggatgaatgaatggatatagGAGGAAGATTTAGAGAGTGGGTTTTTGCTAATTTACATGACCTCTGATCTCCCCCGGCCCTAGTCCTGGTCCTGAGGGCGGCTCCGAGCAGCTGGCTGCCCTGGAGCGGAAGATCATGTGtctggaggaagagaaggcagagctGAGCCGGAAGCTGTATGGTACGGTGGGGAGCCAGTCAGGCAAGGTTGGGCAGGGCAAAGTGGGTCTGACGGAGGGCCGCTGCTGCAGGGCTAGCTGCTCACCTGTGGTGCCTTCTCCCTGGCCAGAGGTCCGGCTGAGCCCCTCAGATCGTCAGGACCTGGAGCAGCTACGAAAAGAAGTGCAGACCCTACGGGAGAGGCTGTCAGGTACCTCCCACCACCTGCCTCCGTCCTCCCCCAGCACACGCTGAGTCAGACCTGGGTTCTAGTCCAGCCCCTGCTCCATGCATGCTGTGCGGTCTCGAGGAAGTATCTGAAGCTTTCTGAGCCTGCATGTGAACGGTGGCCAGGAGACTCACCTCCTAGGCTGGGACAACGTTTCCATGAGATGCTACCTGTAGAGTGCCGGCTGAGGCTGGGCAGTCCATACATGTGGTCTTAGTGACTGTTTCTGGCAGAGACACTGAAGGAGAGGGATGGCAAAGCCCCCTTGTCCCAGATGGATAGGCCCCCTGCTGACAGCCCAGGCCAGGCCAGTGACCTACGTCAGGAGAGAGACCAGCTCCGCCAGGTGAGGGCTGGTAGATGAGTGACCAGGCTTTGTGCTGAAGAGGTCTGTGCACTGACCCAGGCCTTGTACTCCCCACCCCTGACTCCCAGGAGctggctgaggctcagagagggcttCGGGCACTGGAGCAGGAGCTGTGCCGAGCccagcagcagcaggaggagCTGTTCCAGAGGCTGCAGGAGGCCCAGGAGAGAGAGGTGGCCACGGCCAGCCAGACCCAGGCCCTGAGCTCCCAGCTGGAGGAAGCCTGGGATGCCCGGAGAGAGGTGGGTGCTGGGTGAGGTGGGCAGGGGGAGCAGGAGGGCCCTGCCTCTCGACCTCCATTGTGTCTGAAGGAAGCTGGGAAGCTCCATGGGGAGTGCTGGGAACACAGTGTGCCTTTGTACCCCCACTGTGGCTGGCCGAGGCCTGAGTGAGGGGAAAGACTGGTCAGCTGCCTCCTCACTCCCACCCTGGCTGGCAGAGCCTGAGAGTCTGTTGCAAGCGGGGGAGATGGGCCAGGGTAGGCACCATCTGCATTGCCTGCCTCTGTATCCCATCACAGCTGGAGGCCCAGGTGGCCAGCCTGAGCCAGGAGGTGACTCAGCTGCAGAGACAGTGGGAGCGGAGCCTTGAGAAGGAGTCGACCTCAGTCAAGGTAGTGAGGCCCAGCCCCCTCGCCAAGAGGCGTGACCCTCAGGCTGACCCCACTCAGGGTCTGCAGATCCTGATCCCTCTCCATGTTCTCAAGACTGTCCACACAGCCTCTGAGACCAATGGCACGGGACCACCCGGGGGTGGGCTGCAGGAGGCCCAGCTTCAGAAGGAGGTGGCTGCCCTACGTGTGCAGCTGGACCAGGCCCGCAGTCAGGGGTGAGCCGGGTGGCCAGGGAGGGTGGGCTGGGGTCGGGGGTGGGCAAGCCAGGGCCGTGGCCTGGAGCTAGCTCACCCCCTTGGCCCTTGCCTCCCCAGGCCGAGTGGGAAGGAGGAGGTCCTGTGCCGGCTGCAGGAGGAGAACCAGCGGCTGAGCCGGGAGCAAGAGCGGGTGAGCAGGGGTGGACACAGAGCAGCATGGATAGACACACCATGGCACAGAGGTGGGGAGCCAGCCGGGTGGGTGGTCAGAGCTGCCAGGGTCCTGGGGCAGGATGGCTTCCTGCCATGGCTCACAGCTGGTGTGCAAGCTGCAGCGGGTGAGCCAGGGTGGACGGCGCAAGGCCCAGGGGTGCTGGGAGGACAGATGGCAGACGGGGCTGCCAGCCCCTGGGGGCTGACCCCCACCTTCCCACCCTGCCCACAGCTGGCGGAAGAGCTGGAGCAGGAGCAGCAGAGTAAGCAGCGGCTGGAGGGGGAGCGGCGGGAGACAGAGAGCAACTGGGAGGCCCAGATCGCCGACATCCTCAGCTGGTGGGCACCCGCTgggctgggcctgggcctgggtgGGGCTGAGGGCCTGGACCGTGACCCTGAGCCCTTTCCCAACCAGGGTGAATGATGAGAAGGTCTCAAGGGGGTACCTGCAGGCCCTAGCCACCAAGATGGCAGAGGAGCTGGAGTCCTTGCGGAATGTGGGCACCCAGACGCTCCCTGCCCGGCCACTGGTAAGCCCAGAAACACCCTGGGGGTGCAGGAATCTCATCAGGCAGGTGGGGGGCAGACACTGAACTCACAAGCTCACAGCGGGTGAGTGGCCCAGCTGCAGCCTTAAGCCCGGCCAGGTAGCGTGGGGAGCAGCATGCGCTGGCAAGAGGGTACCTCTGAGGCAGCCGGGCCCAGAAGGCATCTTAAATGGGTCCCCTGTGGCCACCAGGACCACCAGTGGAAGGCACGGCGGCTGCAGAAAATGGAGGCCTCGGCCCGGCTGGAGCTGCAGTCGGCACtggaggccgagatccgggccaAGCAGGGCCTGCAGGAGCGGCTGACGCAGGTGCAGGAAGCCCAGTTGCGGGCCGAGAGGTGAGGCCGGGCAGGCACAGCACAGGCTGGGTGCCAGGGAGAGGCCTGTGGTGAGCCTGCTGTGTCCTTCCCCAGCCGTCTGCAGGAGGCTGAGAAGCAGAACCAGGGCCTGCAGCAGGAGCTGGCTGCACTGCAGGAGGAGCTGCAAGCTCGCGGGCCAGGGGGTGAGTGGCTGTCTGCATGCCTTCCTGGGGTGAGCCCTCCCTGGTAGCCTCATAGTCACCAAGCGGGTTCCTCAGCAGCTTGCAAGGCTAAGAAACAGGAGTTTGTCCTGGACCCCGCCATCTGTCCCCAGCACTGACTGAGCACTTGCTGTGTATAGCCCCTACCACAGTCTGTGACAGCTCCCCCATTTGACCGAGGTGGAAACCAAGGCCCCATTGGCCCCTGGTTCCTGAGGAACAAGTGTTAGGGCTCGGCGAGGGACCCCACCCCCAGTGACCCTGTCCTCTGTTTCCAGACACCAAGCCACTGAACACCCTGCTTCCCTTCCTGTCCTTCTGGAGCTCAGAGGTAAGGACCAGGGAGGGCCGTGGAGGGGGGCCAGGAAGAGCAGCACCAGGCCTTGACACTGCCCCCACACTGCCCTCCGTCCCCAGAAGGACTCCGCCAAGGACTCTGGTGTCTCAGGAGAGGCTTCGAGGTCAGGGCTGGAGCCAGAGCTGAGGCCAGAGGGCCGCCGCAGCCTGCGCATGGGGGTGAGACAGGCGGAGTCCTGGAGTTGGGGGGCCAGGCCCCACCCCCTCTGCCCCACACCCTTCACCTGTTTGCTCACGCACTGCCCCCCCCACCTGCAGGCTGTGTTCTCCAGGGTACCTGCTGCCACCACAGCCCCTGCAGACAGTCCTCCTGCTAAGGTCAGTGCCCCAAGGGGCCACGTGGGCGGGCGGGCTAGACTGTTCTGCCAGGCTTCCAAGGACCTGCTTGGGTTCCTCCATGGCCTGGTCTTGGTCAGGTGGCTGCATCTACCCTCCAAGAGCCCCTTCTCCATCATGGCCACCAAAAGCAGAGTATGGCCagagtggcaatgagtttgagtACTGCTATAGATTTACTGGCCACCCGGGCCCAGCTCCCCCAACCTGTGGGCCACTCTCAGGGATGGGTGTGGGGCCTGGGGAAGCTATGGTCAGGCTTGGAGTGATGGCATGTCCCATCGTCCCCAGCCCGGCTCACATGTGCTGCGTCCCCGgaccttcccctcccccaccaagtGTCTCCACTGCACCTCGCTGATGCTAGGCCTGGGCCGCCAGGGCCTCGGGTGTGACGGTGAGAGCCCCACGCGTTCACACTCCCGCACCCTTTGGTGGGGGGAAACGTGTTAGAGGTGGGAGGCTCCCTGGGCCTGACAGCCAGGCAGCTTTTCTCACCCCTGGGTCACGGGTGCCTCCTGAGCCACCTCTCCTACTTCCTAGGTTTTTTTGTCTCCCTAGATGGGAATTGGTTCCGGTTCATCAAGGCCTCAGGGAAACCGTGGGTGGGAGTGACCAGAGGCCAAGCCATCCTTCCGGTGCTCACCATCTGCCCTCCTGTTTTCCCCACAGCCTGCAGCTACTTCTGCCACTCAATGTGTGCCCCACAGGCCCCCCTCTGCCCTGTGCCCCCTGACCTCCTCCGCACGGCCCTGGGAGTGCACCCTGAGACGGGCACTGGCACTGCCTATGAGGGCTTCCTGTCGGTGAGCTGGGGCAGGGAGACAGGGAGACGGGGAGGGGGCTGAGGGCCTGCGTGGGCCCCACCACGCCTGCCTCTCCCCAGGTGCCTCGGCCCTCGGGCGTCCGACGTGGCTGGCAGCGGGTCTTTGCTGCTGTCAGTGACTCGCGCCTACTGCTGTTTGATGCCCCTGACCCACGGCTCAGCCCGGCCAGTGGGGCCTTCCTGCAGGCACTGGATCTGAGGTGGGTGCTGGCAGTGGCGTGGGGCAAGAGACTAGTGGGTGAGGGGGATGGCCAGGGCATTGCGACCTCTGACCTGCTCCATGGACATCCCAGGGATCCCCAGTTCTCAGCCACCCCCGTCCTGGCCTCTGATGTTATCCACGCCCAATCCAGGGACCTGCCACGCATCTTTAGGGTGAGTGCCTGGTGGGCCAGCCAGGCTTCATCCCCTCCaatcccatccccactccagccACTTTTCTCCAGCCCCTTGCTGCCTCCTCAGCTTTTGTGTGGACAGCAACAATAGCCTCTATTCTGGCACCTGCATCTACCACCCACCCTGCAGCCCCAATGAGCTTTCCATATGTGAATCTGGCCATGCGCTGCCTTGTTAGGACCTTCGTGGCTCCCACTGTCCTCAGACCCCATGGGTCTGCCCCTCCTGACCTCCCCAGCCTCCCCTTGACGCCTCTGCTCCGGCCGTGCTGTGCTTCCTGAGGTTCTAAGAGTGCCCTCACCTCTTGGCCCCTACAcattctgttccctctgcctggaattgccatccccctcccagccccctggaaaccctagtggcgcagtggttaagagctacggctgctaaccaaaaggtcagcagttcgaatccaccgggcgctccttggaaactctatggggcagttctactctgtcctatagggtcgctatgagtcggaatcaactctatggcaataggtttgcttttggtttggtcccaaCCCCCTAGCCCCTTACCCACCTCGACTTACTCCTGGTCATAGCACTTGTCCCTCAGGCTCCAGCTGACAGGTCTCTTCCCTGGGAAGTCTTCCTGCACCTCTTGGTCTGGGTTAGGGTGCTCTCCCCTGTATTCCCACTATGCCTCATCCTTCCCTATCACAGCACTGACCATGGCTCTCTGAAATTGTCCGTGTGCTTGTTGGACTCCCATCTGGATTATGACCCACAGTATGACTGTGCCTAGCCCTGCACCTGGTGGAAAGAGGGAAGTGGGAGGATGGCTGGCCCTGGGCCTGGTCTCTTGCCCCTGGCCCCTCCAGCCTGGGTCCCTGCCTACAGGTGACTGCCTCTCAGCTGGCAGTGCCGCCCACCACATGCACCGTGCTGCTGCTAGCAGAGAGCGAGGGCGAGCGGGAGCGCTGGCTGCAGGTGCTGGGTGAGCTGCAGCGGCTGCTACAGGACGTACGGCCACAGCCCCGACCTGTGTACACCCTCAAGGAAGCCTACGACAACGGGCTGCCGCTGCTGCCCCACACGCTCTGCGCCGCCATCATCGGTGAGCCCATAGGGACTGTGGGGACAGTGCAGGCCCAGGCACGGTCACGAGGGCCACCATTGCTGCCTAGTCCCTGCAGCCATCAGCAGGAGCCTGTGGCCTTGCTGCCCACACTTGTGTCCTCTGCAAGCCTCCTCCGGGCATAGCTGTGTGAGGAGCCCTGGGGGGCAAGGGCCTGACTTCTCATCACTccatttctctgtgcctcagtttctccttttTCTAAAAGAGATCCTCATGTGAGTGGAAACAAACAAGGGTCCTGGTGCTCCTACTGCCAGCTGGGTGGCCACGGGCAGCTGTGTGACTGCTCCAGGCCTCCCTCCATCTCCTGAGGATCTATTAATTCCTGCAGCTGCCAGAGCAAGTTCCCACTGGGTGGCTTAAACACCAGACATTCCTCCCctcccagttctggaggctagaagtctgaaatcaaggtgtcgcaAGGGAAGACTTTAGGGGGGAGAATCTGTTCTGTGCTTTTCTTTTAGCTTCGGGTGTTGCTGGCAATGcttggtgctccttggcttgtagactccgtcactccaatctctgtctccaCCATCACGTGGTAttctccctgtgtctctgtgtcttttttcTTGTCATGAGGATACCAGTCATTGGATTAAgcacccaccctgctccagtatgacctcaaaaccaaacccattgctgtcgagtaaattccaactcacagtgaccctctaggagagagcagaactatcccatagggtttccaaggagcagctggtggattcgaactgccagccttttggttagcagctgaactcttaaccactgtgccaccagggctccagtatgcCCTCATCTTTACTCATTATgtctaacccactgccgtcaactcAGTCCAgctgatagcgaccctacaggacagagcagaactgccctatagggcttccaaggctgtaatctttaaggaagcaggctgccccatctttctccctcagagcagccggtgggatcaaaccaccaacctttcggttagcagctgagtgttttaaccagtgcaccactagggctccttctaatTATATCTGCCATAACTCTatctccaaataaggtcacattctgagatccagggaaggacatgaattttggggggacaaaaaatatatattttttattcaacTCAATagctccctgggtggtggaaacagtttgcactcgactgctaacctaaaggttgatggtttaaacccatccagtggcaccatggaagaaaggcctggcaatctgcttctgtaaagattacagtccagaaaaccctgtggagcagttctgtgtaacacatggggtctctgtcagtcggaactgactccagggAAGGGTCTGGTTTATTGAGCCCAGTACAGTGGGGCTGCCACGAAGTTCACTATACTCAGCAGGGCCTCCATTATTGACAGCTGGAAAAGAAAGGAGTGGAAGCTCTGCTCCTTGGCTTCTCCCGGCAGCTGAGGCCCTGAGCCAGCCCCTGCCCTTGGGGAGCTGGGATCTCTCCCAGCAGTCACTCAGGGTGGAGCCACAGGATAGACTGTGTGGGACCCCGGGGCCAGTCAGAGCCAGAGCGGATGAGGGCACTTGCTGAGCAGGGACAACTGTGGGTCAGGACTCTGTTGAATATAATCTATACTGCCTCAGCTCTTCCTCATAGCAGCTCTGTGACGAAAGTACCATTGACCCCATTACACAaggggaaaccaaggctcagagagggggaGTGACTTACTCCAAATTCCAAAGCTCAAGATGGTGGGCCTCTGACCTTGACCCCTGCTCCCCATTAAAGCCAGTCCAGATTCTGGGAGAGAAGGGTCCAGTGAGGCAGGGACGGTGGGATCACTGTCCCCATTTCCCCAAGAGAAACTAAGGTCCAGCAAGGAACGGTCTACCCAGGCTCCCTGCCAGTGGACAGGCCCTCTGACCTCTGACCCTCTCCCAGACCAGGAACGGCTTGCTCTGGGCACTGAGGAGGGGCTGTTTGTGATCCACCTACACACCAACGGTACCTGCCCCCCTGGGCCAGGGTGGGTGTGGGTGGGGGTCGGCCCCAGAGGACTGGGCTGCTCCTTATCCACTAGTTGGTGATGCCCTCCCTTCTGCAGACATCTTCCAGGTGGGCGAGTGTCGGCGGGTGCAGCGGCTGGCCATGAGCCCCACTGTGGGTCTCCTGGTGGTACTGTGCGGCCGCGGCCCCAGCGTGCGCCTCTTCGCCCTGGCCGAGCTGGAGAATACAGAAGCCACGGGTGCCAAGATCACTGAGTCACGAGGCTGCCAGGCACTGGCAGCTGGGCGCATCCTGCAGGCCCGCACCCCTGTGCTTTGTGTAGCTGTCAAGCGCCAGGTGCTCTGCTACCAGCTGGGGCCGGGCCCAGGGCCCTGGCAGCACCGAATCCGGGAACTGCAGGCACCTGCACCTGTGCAGAGCCTGGGGCTGCTGGGCGACCGGCTGTGTGTGGGCGCGGCTGGGGCCTTCACCCTCTACCCGCTGCTCAACGAGGCTGCACCCTTAGCGCTGGGGGCCGGGCTGGTGCCTGAGGAGCTACCACCGTCTCGCGGGGGCCTGGGCGAAGCGCTAGGTGCTGTGGAGCTCAGCCTCAGTGAGTTGCTGCTGCTCTTCACCACTGCCGGGGTCTACGTGGATAGTGCTGGCCGCAAGTCTCGAGGCCACGAACTGCTGTGGCCAGCAGCCCCCACGGGCTGGGGTaaggcctggggagggtggggctgGGCTGGACTCCAGGCACCTACTGTGTACCCCACTTGGCAGAGTGAGATGGGGTTCCAGCCAAGCTCCTGGCCCCGCAACAGAGGCCCTTCACACCCTGACTCCTGGTGCCCCTTGGCTACTTGCATGGGCCCTTCCTCTTCCACACCTCAGTCCATGCTTTACCCCTTCTGGAGCTGCTTTCCTTTTTGTACCTGGCAGAGCTTAACCAAGTCCAGCTCCAGTTTCGGCTCAGCCTGGAGCGGGCAGGCACTCCATACACAAGGACCGTGGTTGTTGTCATCGTCCTTACTGCTTTCATTCTCCCTGCCTCACCCTCCCCCATCTTTGGGACATGCCTCGTCTTTGTTCCCTCACCCCTTTGTTCAGGCCTCTGTCCTGGTCTTTATCACCTTCTACTGTAATGATGGGCTTGGTGCACTGGGTGGGGACTGCTGAATGGGCTGGGCTGCTTCCTTCATCCACGTTCAGCACTGGCCCAGGCAAGCACACCCAGGGGCTCTGAATATTTGGGGAgtgaatgatgaatgaatgaatgaacgattTGGGCAATGGGGGAGTCCGGCATTCACCAGTAATTGGTGTGATGGGGTAAGGcctggaagaaaggaaggatggCGTTCCCATCACAAGCTATGGCTCTTCCCAGGGTGGGGCCTGTGAGTTGGGTGTAACAGACATTCAGCACATGGGCCTGGGTGGCAGACTGACGGGTCCAAACCCCAGCTCTGGTTCACCTGCTGGGTGACTGGCCATCACTGAGCTCCGAAGTTcccgtttcctcatctgtgagttAGAAGTGATAACAGTACCTACTCAGAGCTGTTTGAGAATTAAGGGAGGGAAAACGGCAAGTGTTGAGAACTGTGCCCTATGTGCAATGGGCTTGTTATTTGTGCTGTATTGTGGAGTTTGGGTGTGGTCACCAGGATTGTTCTCAGACAAAGACAGGGGAAGTTACTGTGCTGTTGCTGCGCACAGGGTGTTCCCCTGATGCAGAGAAGAAAACATGCTCAGAGAGGTGCTCGCCTCGCCAGAGGCTGCACAGCACAGGCAGTTTCCCACCCTGCAGGTTACGCAGCCCCCTACCTGACAGTGTTCAGTGAGAACTCCATCGATGTGTTTGACGTGAGGAGAGCAGAATGGGTGCAGACCATGCCACTCAAGAAGGTCAGGGCCTCCCCAGACCCTGGGCTGGACTGGGGGTCGGGTTGCAATGTGGCAGCATGACCCGACCTCTGCCTGCTGCCTCAGGTGCGACCCCTGAACCCAGAGGGCTCCCTGTTCCTCTATGGCACCGAGAAGGTTCGCCTGACCTACCTCAGGAACCGGCTGGCAGGTGAGGGAATGTGCGCGTGTGTACGTGCGTGCACCTCTATGTGCAAGTGTTCCTCCTGTGTGCCTTCACCTGTGCACACGTGTGACCGTGAGAGCCAGCGGACTGGGGACTTGGGAGCACTACCCAGCTCTGTTCTTCCCACAGAGAAGGACGAGTTCGACATCCCCGACCTCACGGACAACAGCCGGCGCCAGCTCTTCCGCACCAAGAGCAAACGCCGCTTCTTCTTCCGTGTATCGGAggagcagcggcagcagcagcgcAGGTGCGCGTGCGTGAGGCGGGGGCTTGGGGGGGCGGAGCCTCCTCCTACTCTGGGGCCGGGGCGGAGCTCAGGGCAGGAGGGCGGGGGGTGCGGCCCCCTTCCCACATTTCTGTTGGCCCTCAGGGAGATGCTGAAGGATCCCTTCGTGCGTTCCAAGCTCATCTCACCGCCAACCAACTTCAACCACCTGGTGCACGTGGGCGCCACCGACGGGAAGCCCACTGCCAGGGGCCTGGCCCGGGTGAGTACTGCGGAGCCAATCACAGGCCTCGCTGGTGAGCTCAAGCCAATCGCAGGCCCCCCTGGTGAGACTGAGCCAATCGCAGGCCTCCCTGGTGAGACTGAGCCAATCGCAGGCCTCTGGTGAGCTTGAGCCGATCGCAAGCCTCCCTGGTGAGCTCGCGCCAATGGTAGACCTGTGATTACCTGGGCTCCTGGCCTGTGACTCATTGCT from the Loxodonta africana isolate mLoxAfr1 chromosome 7, mLoxAfr1.hap2, whole genome shotgun sequence genome contains:
- the CDC42BPG gene encoding serine/threonine-protein kinase MRCK gamma isoform X1 encodes the protein MERRLRALEWLARGEAGGGPWLDGLLDLLLALHHELSSAPLRRERYVAQFLSWASPFVSKVKELRLQRDDFEILKVIGRGAFGEVAVVRQRDSGQIFAMKMLHKWEMLKRAETACFREERDVLVKGDSRWVTALHYAFQDEEYLYLVMDYYAGGDLLTLLSRFEDRLPSELAQFYLAEMVLAIHSLHQLGYVHRDVKPDNVLLDMNGHIRLADFGSCLRLNNSGMVDSSVAVGTPDYISPEILQAMEEGKGHYGPQCDWWSLGVCAYELLFGETPFYAESLVETYGKIMNHEDHLQFPPDVPDVPASAQDLIRQLLCRQEERLGRGGLDDFRNHPFFEGVDWERLATSTAPYIPELRGPVDTSNFDVDDDTLNHPGTLPPPSHGAFSGHHLPFVGFTYTSTSPGPEGGSEQLAALERKIMCLEEEKAELSRKLYEVRLSPSDRQDLEQLRKEVQTLRERLSETLKERDGKAPLSQMDRPPADSPGQASDLRQERDQLRQELAEAQRGLRALEQELCRAQQQQEELFQRLQEAQEREVATASQTQALSSQLEEAWDARRELEAQVASLSQEVTQLQRQWERSLEKESTSVKTVHTASETNGTGPPGGGLQEAQLQKEVAALRVQLDQARSQGPSGKEEVLCRLQEENQRLSREQERLAEELEQEQQSKQRLEGERRETESNWEAQIADILSWVNDEKVSRGYLQALATKMAEELESLRNVGTQTLPARPLDHQWKARRLQKMEASARLELQSALEAEIRAKQGLQERLTQVQEAQLRAESRLQEAEKQNQGLQQELAALQEELQARGPGDTKPLNTLLPFLSFWSSEKDSAKDSGVSGEASRSGLEPELRPEGRRSLRMGAVFSRVPAATTAPADSPPAKPGSHVLRPRTFPSPTKCLHCTSLMLGLGRQGLGCDACSYFCHSMCAPQAPLCPVPPDLLRTALGVHPETGTGTAYEGFLSVPRPSGVRRGWQRVFAAVSDSRLLLFDAPDPRLSPASGAFLQALDLRDPQFSATPVLASDVIHAQSRDLPRIFRVTASQLAVPPTTCTVLLLAESEGERERWLQVLGELQRLLQDVRPQPRPVYTLKEAYDNGLPLLPHTLCAAIIDQERLALGTEEGLFVIHLHTNDIFQVGECRRVQRLAMSPTVGLLVVLCGRGPSVRLFALAELENTEATGAKITESRGCQALAAGRILQARTPVLCVAVKRQVLCYQLGPGPGPWQHRIRELQAPAPVQSLGLLGDRLCVGAAGAFTLYPLLNEAAPLALGAGLVPEELPPSRGGLGEALGAVELSLSELLLLFTTAGVYVDSAGRKSRGHELLWPAAPTGWGYAAPYLTVFSENSIDVFDVRRAEWVQTMPLKKVRPLNPEGSLFLYGTEKVRLTYLRNRLAGEGMCACVRACTSMCKCSSCVPSPVHTCDRESQRTGDLGALPSSVLPTEKDEFDIPDLTDNSRRQLFRTKSKRRFFFRVSEEQRQQQRREMLKDPFVRSKLISPPTNFNHLVHVGATDGKPTARGLARVPEEKGRGARSSGPQRPHSFSEASRRPASMDSDTLAGDVDPMKRKPRTSLSSESVSCPQGSLSPAASLTQLCVTHQRAPAGAWQQAGSSVPAVWP